One region of Phaeocystidibacter marisrubri genomic DNA includes:
- a CDS encoding agmatinase family protein, protein MTKEEKIVQFDPNGLATGDRIYGLPFNSKDAEVVIFPVPWEVTVSYSGGTALGPEAVLEASKQVDLYDPYVRDAWKMGLYMAKIDTKWKERSDKYREKAVAYLGALETGHEDNKTAELLEKINHATHKMVKWVQESTSEYLDKDKLVVLLGGDHSTPLGYLKALAERHRSFGILQIDAHADLRDAYEGFDYSHASIMTNALKEERISKLVQVGIRDYCEEEVDAIAAQNGRVVTYFDRDLKRAKFEGKTWKEQVEEIIEHLPSKVYISFDIDGLDPKLCPNTGTPVAGGFDVEEVLYLFERLSESGRTIIGMDLNEVAPGPHDDWDANVGARILYRMCNLLGKNNGRI, encoded by the coding sequence ATGACCAAGGAAGAAAAAATTGTTCAGTTTGATCCAAACGGACTTGCTACAGGAGATCGCATTTATGGTCTACCTTTCAATTCAAAAGATGCTGAAGTTGTCATCTTTCCAGTTCCATGGGAAGTCACCGTTAGTTATTCAGGAGGAACAGCCCTTGGTCCGGAGGCGGTTCTAGAAGCTTCTAAGCAAGTGGATTTATACGATCCCTACGTGCGCGATGCCTGGAAAATGGGATTGTACATGGCGAAGATTGACACCAAGTGGAAAGAGCGGAGCGACAAGTATCGAGAAAAAGCAGTTGCCTATTTAGGCGCCCTTGAAACTGGCCACGAAGACAATAAGACCGCCGAACTACTAGAGAAGATCAACCACGCCACTCACAAAATGGTAAAGTGGGTTCAGGAGAGCACGTCGGAGTACTTAGACAAAGATAAATTGGTCGTGCTTTTAGGGGGTGACCACAGCACTCCTTTGGGGTACCTCAAAGCGCTAGCAGAACGTCATCGCAGTTTTGGAATCCTACAAATTGATGCTCATGCGGATTTGAGAGATGCGTATGAAGGATTTGATTACTCGCATGCATCCATCATGACCAATGCGCTGAAAGAAGAACGGATTTCTAAGTTGGTTCAGGTGGGAATCCGCGATTATTGTGAAGAAGAAGTGGATGCTATCGCCGCTCAAAACGGTAGAGTGGTCACCTATTTTGATCGCGATTTGAAGCGAGCGAAGTTCGAAGGAAAAACGTGGAAAGAACAGGTAGAAGAGATCATTGAACACCTGCCTTCCAAAGTGTACATCAGCTTTGATATCGACGGACTAGACCCCAAGCTTTGCCCAAACACTGGCACTCCTGTGGCAGGCGGATTCGATGTAGAGGAAGTTCTCTATTTGTTTGAACGCCTTTCCGAATCAGGCAGAACCATTATCGGAATGGATTTGAACGAAGTTGCTCCAGGCCCGCACGACGATTGGGATGCAAACGTAGGTGCTCGCATTCTCTACCGCATGTGCAACCTCTTGGGTAAGAACAACGGAAGAATTTAA